In Marinibacterium anthonyi, the DNA window TCGGCGATGAACCGGGTAAAGCCGCGGATGTCGAAGGTTTCCGGCGCGCCCTTGCGGGGGCGCAGGCCGCGTGCGTCGAGGATCCGGTCGTCCAGGTGGAAACCATCCATCGGGACCACCTGGGTGGGCCGCCCGGCCTCCGTCATGGCGCGGGCCAGGCGCGGCGACAGGGTCGACTTGCCGCTGGCGGGCGGTCCCGCCAGGGCGATAAGCGCCCGGGGCGCGTTTGCAGGCACCCCGAGCGCCGCCGCCAGCAGGTCGTCAAAAGCGTGGATCGTCCGGCTCATGCGGGCTGCAGCACCTCGGGCGGGGTTTCGGCCCCGGTCATGTAGGCGACCGCGTCGGACATGGTGTGGTCCTTCGGGTCGATCACGCACAGCCGCTGTCCCAACCGATGGATGTGGATCCGGTCGGCGACCTCGAAGACGTGGGGCATGTTGTGGCTGATCAGGATGATCGGAATGCCGCGCGATTTCACGTCCAGGATCAGTTCCAGCACCCGGCGGCTTTCCTTGACCCCCAGCGCCGCCGTGGGTTCATCGAGGATGATGACCCGCGACCCGAAGGCCGCCGCGCGGGCCACCGCCACGCCCTGGCGCTGGCCGCCGGACAGCGTTTCCACCGCCTGGTTGATGTTCTGGATCGTCATGAGGCCCAGGTCCGACAGCTTCTGGCGGGCGATCTCCTCCATCCTTGGTTTGTCGAGCTGGCGCAGGTACTTGCCCCGCCAGCCGGGGCGGCGCAGTTCGCGGCCCATGAACATGTTGTCGGCGATGGACAGCGCGGGGGACATGGCCAGCGTCTGGTACACCGTTTCGATCCCGTGTTCGCGGGCGTGGATGGGCGAGGTGAAACGGACCGGCTTGCCGTCCAGCCAGATCTCGCCCTCTTCGGGGATGACGGCGCCCGATACGGCCTTGATCAGGGTCGACTTGCCGGCGCCGTTGTCGCCGATCACGGCCAGGATTTCCCCGGGCATCAGGTCGAAATCGCAATGATCCAGCGCGGTGACCCGGCCATAGCGTTTCACCAGGCCACGGCCTGCAAGAATGGGGTCCGTCATGCCGATACCTTTCTGATCCACTGGTCCACAGCCACGGCGCCGATGATAAGGACACCGATCAGCAGGAAGGTCCATTGCGGATTGGCGCCCGCCATCCGCAGGCCCAGTTCGAAAACGCCCACGATCAGCGCGCCAAAGAACGCGCCCAGGATCGAACCGCGCCCGCCGAACAACGAGATGCCCCCGATGACCACGGCGGTGATGGCCTGGATGTTGCCGATCACGCCTGTCGTGGCGGAGGGCGAGACCGAGCCGAAGCGGCCGATCATCACCCAGCCCGCCAGCGCGCAGATGAAGCCGACCAGGCAATAGACCGACATCAGGGTCTTGTGGACGCTGACGCCCGCCAGCGCCGCGGCCTCGGGGTCGTCGCCCACGGCATAGACGTGGCGGCCCCATGCGGTCGAGCGCAGCACATAGGCGAGGATGGCGACCAGCAGCACCATGGCGATGACGCCGAAGGTCAGGCGCGCGCCGCCGATGTCTATGGTGGTGCCCAGGAATTGCAGGAAGGGTGCCTGTTCCTCGATCTCCTGGCTGCGGATGGTTTCGTTGGCGGAATACAGGTAGTTGGCCGCCAGCACGATCTGCCACATGCCCAGGGTCACGATGAACGGCGGCAGCTTGACCTTGCTGACCAGCCAGCCGTTCAGCCCGCCGATGGCGGTGCCGCAAGCCAGGCCCAGGATCACCGAAAAGAATGGTGGAATGCCATAATCGAAGGTGAATTTCCCCATGATCACCGAACACAGGACGGCAATGGCGCCGACGCTCAGGTCGATACCGGCGGTCAGGATGATCAGCGCCTGCGCGGCGGCCAGGACGCCCACGATCTGCACCTGTTGCAGGATCAGCGTCAGCGCGAAGGGCGAGAAGAACTTTGTCCCCAGCACCAGGCCGAAGACCGCGATGGCCGCCACCAGGACGATCAGCGGCACCAGCGCCGGCGTCGTGTGCAGCAGCGAATGGAACCGGCCGAACACTCCCTTTTCATGCACCTCGAACGAGGCGACCTCGGATGAGGCCCGCGAGACCGCGGCTTCGTAATTGTCGGACTTCGACATCCTGCCCTCCCCTGCATTGTGCCGATGGGTTTCAGCCTAGCACGAAAGGGGCGGAGTTCCCCGCCCCTTCCCGGTCAACCGGCGGGGATCAGCCCCAGCACAGCTCCATTCCCTTGGCGGTGTCGATGGAGTCCACTCCTTCGGCGGGCTTGTCGGTGACCAGCGCGACGCCGGTGTCGAAGAACCCCTTGCCCTCGGTCGCCTCGGGCTTCACGCCGTCCTTGGCCCAGGCGGCGATGGCCTCGATCCCCTTGGACGCCATCAGCAGCGGATATTGCTGCGATGTCGCGCCGATCACGCCGGCCTTGATGTTTTCCACCCCCGGGCAGCCGCCGTCGACCGACACGATCAGAACGTCATTCTCACGCCCCACGGCCTTCAGCGCCTCGTACGCTCCGGCGGCGGCGGGTTCGTTGATCGTGTAGACCACGTTGACGAAAGGATCCTTGGCCAGCAGGTTTTCCATTGCCTTGCGGCCGCCTTCCTCGTTGCCGGCGGTCACGTCGTTGCCGACGATGCGGTCGTCGGTCTCGTCGCCCCACTTGTTCGGGTCGCCCACGTCGATGCCAAAGCCGGTCAGGAAACCCTGGTCGCGCAACACGCCCACGGTGGGCTGGCTGACGGCCAGGTCCAGCATGGCAATCTTGGCATCCGCCGCGTCGTCGCCCAGCGAGGCCGCGGCCCATTGGCCGATCAGCTCTCCGGCCAGGAAATTGTCGGTGGCGAATGTCATGTCGGCGGCGTCGATCGGGTCCAGCGGCGTGTCCAGCGCGATCACCAGCAGGCCGGCGTCGCGCGCCTGCTGAAGCACCGGCACGATGCCGGCCGTATCCGAGGCGGTGATCAGGATGCCCTTGGCCCCGTTCGCGATGCAGGTTTCGACTGCAGCCACCTGCGTCTCGTGGTCGCCGTCGATCTTGCCGGCGTAGCTGTTCAGCTGGATGCCCAGTTCCTCGGCCTTGGCCGTGGCGCCTTCGCGCATCTTGACGAAGAACGGGTTGGTGTCGGTCTTGGTGATCAGGCAGGCCGAGACCGTTTCGTGACCGGCGGCCATGGCGGCACCGGCGCTTGCCACGACGGCACAAGCGGTTCCCAGGATCAGTTTTTTCATGGTGTCCTCCCAGACGTGCAACTGACGTAGCGGCGGCGTTTCTCCTCCGGCCGCTCGCGTCGGGGCCCAGATGAGATGATTCCCCGTCGCCTGTCAATTAATAAGTCAACTTGATTTATTAACCGCGCGCTTGCAAAGTCTTCCCGGATATGCTGGCGCAGGGCGATGACTGAAATTCGGCGATTGACAGGCGGGATCAACCAAAGCGGCGTTCGGGCGTACAACGAACGGCTGATCCTGACGATGCTGCAAAGGAACGGCCCCACGGCGGGCCGCGATCTGGCACGCCAGTCGGGCCTGTCGCCGCAGACGGTGTCGGTGATCCTGCGCAAGCTGGAAACCGATGGGCTGGTCCTGCGGGGCGCGCCGCAGCGGGGCAAGGTGGGCAAGCCGTCGGTGCCGGTGACGCTGAACCCTGACGGGCTGTTTTCCATCGGGCTGAAGATCGGGCGGCGCAGCGCGGACCTGGTGCTGATGGATTTCGCGGGGCAGGTCCGGTCGAAGTACCGGTTGCAATATGCCTACCCGACGCCGGACGAGGTCTTTGGCTTTCTGCGCGACGGGCTGGGCAAGGCCTACGGAGACCTGACGCCCGAAGGCCGCGTCCGCATCTGCGGCATCGGCATCGCGGCCCCGTTCGAGCTGTGGAACTGGCACGAGTTGGCCGGCGCGCCGGCCCGGGATTTCGAGACCTGGAAGACCATCGACATCCGCGCCGAAGTCGGGCGATTCACCGATCTGCCGATATTCGTCACCAACGACGCCACCGCCGCCTGCCGGGCCGAACAGATCTATGGCAACGGCAAGCATTACCGCGATTACGCCTATTTCTTCCTGGCCGCCTTCATCGGCGGCGGCGTCGTGCTGAACCACCTGGTCGTCGAAGGCCCGCACGGCAATGCCGGCGCTTTCGGCCCGCTGCTTCTGCCCGGCCCGAACGGCAAGCCGGTGCCGCTGATGGACGTCGCCTCGATCCGGACTTTGGAAACGCGACTTGAGGCGGAAGGCCTGGATCGGCGCCTGCTCTGGCAGATGCCGCAGAACTGGGACGATCTTGAATCCTACGTCGCGCCCTGGATCGACCAGACCGGCGCGGCGCTGGCGCTGGCCTCGATCACGACCTGCGCGGTCATCGACTTCGAGGCGGTGCTGATCGACGGCGCCCTGCCGCCGGACATCCGGCGGCGGCTGGTCGATCGGGTCCGCGACGTGCTGCCGACGCTGGATGTGCGCGGAGTGGTCGTGCCGAAGGTCGCCGAAGGCCGCATCGGCGGCAACGCCCGCGCCATCGGCGCCGCCAGCCGGCCGATGATCGCGGGCTTCCTGCTGGACGAATTCACCGGGCTCGCAGGGGCCTGACGCGCCCGGTGACGTTTCAAGCCGGTTCGCGCAGCATCCGCCGCAGGATCTTGCCGGATGCCGATTTCGGGATCGCCTCAAGAACCTCCATCTCGCGCACCTGCTTGAAATGGGCCAGCCGGGTTTCCAGGTATTTCTGCACCTCGGCCAGTGTCGGGGTCTGCGCGCCCTGGGCCACGACGATATAGGCCTTGGGCAATTCCCCGGCTTCGTCATCGGGCTTGCCGACCACCGCCGCGTCCGCGATGGCCGGGTGTGTCACCAGCTCGGCCTCGACCTCGGCCGGGGCGACCTGGAATCCCTTGTACTTGATCAGCTCTTTCAGCCGGTCGGTGATGAACAGGTAGCCGTCCGCGTCGATATGGCCGATGTCCCCGGTCCTCAGCCAGCCGCCCTGCACGATGTTGGCCGCCGTGGCATCCGGGTTGTTCAGGTAGCCCTTCATCACCTGCGGTCCGCGCACCCACAGTTCGCCATCCACGCCGGGGTCGACATCCTGCAGCGTCTCGGGGTTCACGATGCGGCATTCGGTGTTGGAAATCGCCACCCCCGACGCGCCCGGCCTGCCCTCGCCGAAGGGCGAGACATGCGAAACCGGGGCCAGTTCGGTCATGCCATAGCCCTGCACCGCGTCCGCCCCCAGACGCGCGCCCATGGCCTTGGCGACATCCGCGCCCAGCGGGGCGGCGGCGGAACAGACCTGTTCGACGCAGGACAGGTCGTATTTCTCGACCAGCGGATGCTTGGCCAGCGCCAGCGCCACAGGCGGCACGATCCAAAGGCGCGGCGTGCGGAATTCGGACACCAGCGTCAGGAACAGGTCCAGGTCGAACCGCGGCATGGTCACCAGACCGCCACCGGCGGTCAGGTATATGTTCATCAGCACCTGCAGCCCGTAGATGTGGAAGAACGGCAGGAAGGCCACCGTCATCTCGTCCGGCGCCACGTGGGCGGGGATGAGCGACTGGTCGATGTTCACCACCAGGTTGCGATGGGTCAGCATCACCCCCTTGGGCAGGCCCGTCGTGCCCGAGGAATAAGGCAGCGCGACCACGTGTTCGGTGACGTCCACCGGCACCTGCGTCTCGATCGGCGCGCCCATGACGTCGGTCAGGGGGATCATGCCGTCGGGCGCCTCGCCGATGATGACGATATCGCGGATCTTGGTGCCCTTGATCGCCTCGCGCGCGATGTCGGCGAACATGGCGATGGTCACCAGAACGTCGGCGCCGGCGTCGGTCAGCTGGTGGTTCACCTCGTGCGCGGTGTAGGTCGGGTTGATCGTGGTCACCGTACCGCCCGACCAGGCGACCCCGTGGAAGACCACGCAGAATTCGGGCATGTTGGGCGCCATCAGCGCCACGCAGGCCCCTGCCCCCCAGCCCCGCGCCGTCAGCCCGCCGGCCAGCGCCTTGACGCCGCCGATGAACTGCGCGCCGGTCAGCTGCCGCCGGGTGGGACCGTCGATCAGGATGACCTTGTCCGGCGCGATCCCTTCGAACACGCGTTCGGTCACGGTCTTGCCGGACAGCTCCACGTCCGGAAATCTGCTTTTGTAGATTGTCATGTTGTCTCTCCCTGTCCAAAGGATGACACGGAGAGCAAAAGACGACAATTGCCTTGAAATCGGCCCGGCCTAATGCAGCCGCGCCGGGATCACCTCTCGGGGCACGACGACATCGGCCATCGATGCCATCCGCCGCAGCGCCAGGCCCAGCGTTTCCGCCAGACCGGCCAGGAACGGCGCCATGTCCGCCCGCACCATCAGCGCGGCCAGCAGCATCGCCTCTTCGCGTTCCCCCGTACCGGCGGCGCCCACCAGGTTGGCCAGGCACGCCTCGTCCGCGCCCAGGCACTTGCAGGCCACGTCGTGGCGCATCAGCGGCCGCCGCCCGTGTCGGGCGCACAGATCGCAGATCTGTTCCAGGCTCTGCAGGGCCGCGGGCCCATGTGCGGGCCCAAGGCTCAGCGTGAAGTCGCGTTCGGCCTGATCCCGGGCTTCCTGGCCCGAACAGCACAGACGCAGGTAGATCACAGCCCCGGCCTCGACCGGGTCAAGATCCGCGACCAGCCCCACCGGGGCACCGCCCCGGCGACGTTGTGCCCCGGTCATTTCGTCAGGATCAGCTTCCCGGCCTTCGTGATCCGAAGGCGGTAGACCTGATCGCCCAGGACGATCTCGGCCAGGTTGCCACCGGCGGTCAGCGCCAGCGCGTCGTGTTTGGGCAGGACCGGGACAGAGGTCTCGGTATCGGTGAGGGTGGACCGCACATTCATGTCGCTTCGCGCCCCCGCGCTTCCATTCTTTCGATAATCCATTCTATGCCATTGGACAGGGGCAGCCACGGTTCAAGCAGCAGGGCCCGGATCTCATCCTGACACACGTCACGTGTGTCGCGCCGATCCGCGTGGGGAACCACGCCGGATATCTGATGTCGCATCAGTCGTCTCCACGTCTCGGGAATGGCTCCCCCAGACCGGTGGGTGGGGTGGCTGTGCTCGTAAAGACTACTTTTTTGCTCGGAATTATCAAGTCGAGTTTTTTAGTCAGGATAAGGATTGGCGGGGATCTGCAGGAAAATCTGGCTTGCGGGGTGGAGATTTGCGCGAAAAGGCGGGCGCGGGACGCGCCAGGACCGCCGGCACGGGCCCGTGCCGATTCGTCACACCAGGGATGATTCGTCCAATGACAGGCGTTTTCCGGACTCAGGTCAGCGTGGCGTGGGCCGCCTGCAGACCGGCCAGCGTCATCGCCTCGGCGTCCATCCGCGCGCCCGTGGCGCCCTGGGCCTTCAGCGCCCTCTGGTAGGCTTCGGCCAGCGCAGGCGCCCCGATGAAGGCCAGTTGCTGCCCCAGCCAATAGGGTTTCGCCCCGCTCAGCTCGACCCCGATCAGCAGGCCGGACAGCCGCGCGCGGCCGCAGGACGGGTCCAGCCCGTGCAGCAGGTAGTCGGCGCGCAGCGAAAAGGCGTCGCTGGTCAGAAGCTGCGGACGGGCCATGCCGTCGACGACGCCCTGGTCAAAGGACGCGTCATCCCAGCCCTCGCCGTCCAGCCCGTGGCGCAGCACCGACTGGCCCGACAGCAGGGCAAAGATCTCGCCGGTCATGAAGCTGCGAAAGCTGACAATCTCGCCCGCGCTGACATGCACCCACTTGGTGTGGGTGCCGGGCAGGCAGATCACCCCGTCGAACTGCGGATGTTCGGCCAGGAACCCGGCCACCTGGGTTTCCTCGCCGCGCATCACGTCGGCGGGGCGCTGCTGGCTGACGCCGGGCAGCAGAAAGACCTCAAGCCGGGGATCCTCGACCGGGGCGGGCACAGCGTGGGCGCTGGTGGGCGGCTTGCAGGGGGCCACGGCATAGCCCGCATCAGCCCAGCCCTGGCGGGCGCCGACCATGCCGCAGGCGACGACGCGGGTCGGTCCGTCGATCCAGTCGCCGGTGGCGTCCAGCAGCGCGGTTTCAAAACCGGCGGGCGTCAGCGCGCCCATGCCACGGTCGGACTGGGTTGCGGCCAGAACCTCTCCGTGGTCGTCAAGGCACCAGGCCCGCATCCGGGTCGTGCCCCAATCCACCGCTATCCAGTTCGCCATGTCCGGTCCTTTTCACCTGCGCCAAACCCCAAGCCTACGCCTGTGTCCCCGCTGGCATGGCCGGGGTCAAGCACCGGCTGCGGGCCGGCATGGCCGTCTGAAGGGAACGAACCCGTCGCCGCACGGGTTCCCGCAGCCGGCGGAAACGCGCGACAGGCGGTCGACCTCAGAAGAAATAGGCCAGCGAGACCTGCAGGAAATCGTCGTCCTGGGCAAAGGCGATCGGATCGCCCGTGCCGCCGGAATTCACGCTGAACCCGGCCACTTCCAGCCGCAGCGCATCGCCGATCCGGCGTGACCAGGACGCGGTGTAGATCTTGGCGTCGGTGTTGACGTCGTAATACATCCCGCCGCGCACGGCGGTGCCGTTCACGTCGTTGCCCGAATAGGCGAAGCCAAAGAAGACGTCGTCGTCATAGATCGTCAGCGGCTGGATGATCGACCGGTTGTCGTGCAGGTATTCCATGACCGCCACGATCGTGTCGCCCGTCGGGCCGATGCCGCCAAAGGAATACTGTGCCCCGGTGATCGTCGAATAATAGGTCTCGTCCAGCGACTGGCTGACCGCCGCCTCGAAGGTCAGCTGCAGGTCGCCCCGGGAATAGACCGATTCCAGCCCATAGCGCCGCAGCTTGGCGTAATAGGGGATCGCCTTGACGCCTTCGAGATCGGCATAGACCAGGTCCGCGCAATTGGCCCTGTCAAAGGCCCCGCCGGGCAGGACGCAGACATTGGGCAGGGTCGATGGCGCCCGGTTGGTCCCGTCGAAAAAGGACACCGCCAGGTCCATCCCGCCGCCAAGCGCGCTGAACGAGGTGCGGAAGCGTGCCGCGAAGTCGAGGTTGCGGCCATTGCCTTCCTCATAGACCGCGTCCGCGTTGCTCATCAGGAAGGGCGACCGGAACCGTGTCGCCGCGTTGGGCTGGGCCCGGTCGCGGAAATAGAGAAGCCCGTACAGGCTGAGCGTGCTGTTGAAACCGACGCCAAGGTTCAGGTTCACCATCGGCTGGCCCAGGCTGATGTAATCGACGGTCTGGTCGATCACGTAGCGCTGGTTGATCGAATCCACCACGTGGGTGGATTCGCTGACCCCCCAGTATTCGATGTTCGACCCCACCAGCACGTCCCAGCCTTCGCCAAAGTACTGGAAGTAGCCACGCGGGATGTCGGCATAGCCTTCGCCGGTCTCGGTGTTGTAAAGACCCGAGACCTCGAAGACGACGGTGCCGAAATCAAGTTCGGTCCGGGTGTTGAATTCGCCGTTGATGATCGGCGCAAAGCCCTGTTCCGTCTCGCCGGGCAAAAGGCCGTCTTCGGGATAATAGCGCAAGGTCGTCTCGAACGAGCCGCCATAGGTGAAATCCTGCGCCACGGCCGCCCCCGGTGCTCCCAGCGCGACAAGGCCCGCCGCCAGGATCGCGCCCTGTCGTCCCGCCCCGGTCCACGCCTTCATCCGTGTCATCCGCATGTCCTGCTGTCCATTCCCGGCCTCCTCCGGGCCGTTCCGTTCCCTTTGCTCCGGCGCGCATGACAGCGCGCCGGACAGGATTGGCCCGCACCCCTGGGTCCGGGCCCCTGTCACGTCAGTGCTTCAGCGAATTCACGTTGAAGTCGTTCGCCGAGAAGCCGTTGTTGAACTTGTAGCCCGACCACAGCAGGTCCGTGCTCTTGCCGGTCAGGTGGTTGACCATGCGCATCTTGGCCGCCCGCCAGTACTTGCCGTACTTCTTGTGACCCGAGGCCTGCAGCGTCTTCACATGCTTGCCGGCCCGGTCGAAATACTGGACCTGAACGACATACAGCGTCGAGGTGTTGAACCATACCCGCTGCAGGGCATAGCCCGATTTCGACTTGGGCGTCCGGTCGACCACGTGGCAGGTGCCGCCGCCCACCGGGCAGGCTTCGTCCTTGACCCACTTGTGGTTGAATTCGCTGGCGCCCTGGTCGGTCATGTCCTCGTAGGCGAATTCGGACCCCATGAAGGACCCCGACCGCGCCGAGGACGAGATCCGTTTCACCCGGCCGACCGACGGCAGGTAAAGCCACTGGTCGTCCGACTTGTTTTCGTAGGAATAGGTCAGCAGCGCGGTGTCGCGCACATCGCCGGGCCATTCGAAGACCAGCAGCGATGCGCTGGGGTTGTTGCCCTTGCCTTCCAGCGACTTGGCGTTGAAACGGCGTTCGCTCTTGGCGCCGCCCTTGGTGTAAAGGATCATCTGGCCGCTGGACTGGCTGTCGCCGTAGCCCTTGGTCAGCGCGCTGGCCCGCTGGGCGATTTCCTCGCCCTTCTGTTCCGCGCTTTGGGCGAACGCGGCGGTGACGGGGGCGGCAATGAGCATCAAGATCAATGGGATTGGTTTAAGAAAAGTCATTTTCTCTTTCCTTCGGCTGTTACCAGAAGCACTGGGAGCAAAATAAGATCGGCCAGATAGGCCATTGCGACGACCAACGCCGTCAGGGCACCAAGGTGTTCGTTGATGGCGAAGCTCGACAGGCCAATGATCGAGAAGCCCACCACCAGGGTAACCGACGTCAGGGTAACGGCGGTCCCCACGGTTGCCAACATGCGCCTGACCGCCTCTTCCGGGGAATAACCCAGCCGTCGCTGGCGGATGTAGGTCATCATCATGTGCACCGTGTCATCGACGACGATCCCGAAGGTCATCACCGTCACCACGGTCGACCCCAGGTTCACGTCACGGAACACGACGCCCCAGATCCCGAAGGCCATCAGCGCCGGTACCAGGTTCGGCACAAGGCTGAGGAACCCGTATCGCCACGACCTGAGCGCGACGATCATCGCACCCGAAATCACGATCAGGGCCACGATCGCGCCCGAGAACATCGCCGTCCCGTTGCGCTGGGATATGCGCGCGAAGGTGACCGAGGCGCCGGTGCCGATCGTGGCGATATCCGGCGTGTTCTCGGCCATCCATTTTTCGGCATCGGCGGTGAACCAGCGCAACTCCGCACTGCTTTCCACGTCAAGCGACACGGACATCAGCGTCTGTTTCCGGTCGATGCTGATCTGGGTGTTCAGATCCTGGCCCACGGGCAGGTTCAGCTCGTAGAGCATCAGCAGCTGGGCATTGGCGGCCGAACTGTCGGCGGTCTTGTAGAACGCGGGATCGTCGCCGTTCAGGTTCATGTTCAGCCGCTTCAGCGGCTGGTTGATCGCGGCGGCGTGCAGGACATCGGGGCGTTCATCCAGCCATTTCTCGAACTGGTCGAGCTGGTCCAGGAATTCAGGCGCAAAGATGCCGCCCTCGTAGGGGCTTTTCAGCACGAAGGACACGGTCTTGAGCGATGTCAGCCGGTCTTCGATCACGTCGGCGTCGCGGCGCAGCCGGTAGGAATGATCGAAATACCGGATGAAGTCGTCGTTGAACTGGATCCGCATGATCCCGAAGATCGAGATGCCGGTCAGGATGGCGAAAAGCACCAGAACCGATTTGCGATGGCTCAGCGTCTGGGTGCCGACCCAGCGCAGCACCCTGGGCAACAGCCCTTCGCGGCGCCGCCGCAAGGCAGGCAGCATCAACAGCGTGGTCGGCAGCACCATGACCGACAGCAGCCAGCCCGCGACGGTGCCAAGCGCGATCATGTTGCCCAGGTCGCGCAGCGGCGGCGCGTCCGAGAAGTTGAGGCACAGGAACCCGAAGGCGGTGGTCAGGTTGGTCACCGTGATCGGGGCAAGGTTTTCCTCGACCGAATGTTCCACGGCGTCGTAGTTCGACATCCCCTGCCCCAGCGCATTGCGCCAGTGCAGCACCAGATGCATGCAGGTCGCCGCCACAATGACGATCACCGCCAACGGTGACGGCGCATTGCCCGGGGTCAGCGCCATGCCCAGCCAGCCGCCCGCGCCCAGCGTGATCGCGGCGCCGCCCAGCAGGACGATGACGG includes these proteins:
- the rbsA_6 gene encoding Ribose import ATP-binding protein RbsA → MTDPILAGRGLVKRYGRVTALDHCDFDLMPGEILAVIGDNGAGKSTLIKAVSGAVIPEEGEIWLDGKPVRFTSPIHAREHGIETVYQTLAMSPALSIADNMFMGRELRRPGWRGKYLRQLDKPRMEEIARQKLSDLGLMTIQNINQAVETLSGGQRQGVAVARAAAFGSRVIILDEPTAALGVKESRRVLELILDVKSRGIPIILISHNMPHVFEVADRIHIHRLGQRLCVIDPKDHTMSDAVAYMTGAETPPEVLQPA
- the rbsC_1 gene encoding Ribose transport system permease protein RbsC, with the protein product MSKSDNYEAAVSRASSEVASFEVHEKGVFGRFHSLLHTTPALVPLIVLVAAIAVFGLVLGTKFFSPFALTLILQQVQIVGVLAAAQALIILTAGIDLSVGAIAVLCSVIMGKFTFDYGIPPFFSVILGLACGTAIGGLNGWLVSKVKLPPFIVTLGMWQIVLAANYLYSANETIRSQEIEEQAPFLQFLGTTIDIGGARLTFGVIAMVLLVAILAYVLRSTAWGRHVYAVGDDPEAAALAGVSVHKTLMSVYCLVGFICALAGWVMIGRFGSVSPSATTGVIGNIQAITAVVIGGISLFGGRGSILGAFFGALIVGVFELGLRMAGANPQWTFLLIGVLIIGAVAVDQWIRKVSA
- the rbsB_2 gene encoding D-ribose-binding periplasmic protein precursor encodes the protein MKKLILGTACAVVASAGAAMAAGHETVSACLITKTDTNPFFVKMREGATAKAEELGIQLNSYAGKIDGDHETQVAAVETCIANGAKGILITASDTAGIVPVLQQARDAGLLVIALDTPLDPIDAADMTFATDNFLAGELIGQWAAASLGDDAADAKIAMLDLAVSQPTVGVLRDQGFLTGFGIDVGDPNKWGDETDDRIVGNDVTAGNEEGGRKAMENLLAKDPFVNVVYTINEPAAAGAYEALKAVGRENDVLIVSVDGGCPGVENIKAGVIGATSQQYPLLMASKGIEAIAAWAKDGVKPEATEGKGFFDTGVALVTDKPAEGVDSIDTAKGMELCWG
- the nagC_2 gene encoding N-acetylglucosamine repressor, with the protein product MTEIRRLTGGINQSGVRAYNERLILTMLQRNGPTAGRDLARQSGLSPQTVSVILRKLETDGLVLRGAPQRGKVGKPSVPVTLNPDGLFSIGLKIGRRSADLVLMDFAGQVRSKYRLQYAYPTPDEVFGFLRDGLGKAYGDLTPEGRVRICGIGIAAPFELWNWHELAGAPARDFETWKTIDIRAEVGRFTDLPIFVTNDATAACRAEQIYGNGKHYRDYAYFFLAAFIGGGVVLNHLVVEGPHGNAGAFGPLLLPGPNGKPVPLMDVASIRTLETRLEAEGLDRRLLWQMPQNWDDLESYVAPWIDQTGAALALASITTCAVIDFEAVLIDGALPPDIRRRLVDRVRDVLPTLDVRGVVVPKVAEGRIGGNARAIGAASRPMIAGFLLDEFTGLAGA
- the lcfB_7 gene encoding Long-chain-fatty-acid--CoA ligase; amino-acid sequence: MTIYKSRFPDVELSGKTVTERVFEGIAPDKVILIDGPTRRQLTGAQFIGGVKALAGGLTARGWGAGACVALMAPNMPEFCVVFHGVAWSGGTVTTINPTYTAHEVNHQLTDAGADVLVTIAMFADIAREAIKGTKIRDIVIIGEAPDGMIPLTDVMGAPIETQVPVDVTEHVVALPYSSGTTGLPKGVMLTHRNLVVNIDQSLIPAHVAPDEMTVAFLPFFHIYGLQVLMNIYLTAGGGLVTMPRFDLDLFLTLVSEFRTPRLWIVPPVALALAKHPLVEKYDLSCVEQVCSAAAPLGADVAKAMGARLGADAVQGYGMTELAPVSHVSPFGEGRPGASGVAISNTECRIVNPETLQDVDPGVDGELWVRGPQVMKGYLNNPDATAANIVQGGWLRTGDIGHIDADGYLFITDRLKELIKYKGFQVAPAEVEAELVTHPAIADAAVVGKPDDEAGELPKAYIVVAQGAQTPTLAEVQKYLETRLAHFKQVREMEVLEAIPKSASGKILRRMLREPA
- a CDS encoding Hemin uptake protein, with product MNVRSTLTDTETSVPVLPKHDALALTAGGNLAEIVLGDQVYRLRITKAGKLILTK
- a CDS encoding 2-keto-3-deoxy-galactonokinase; the protein is MANWIAVDWGTTRMRAWCLDDHGEVLAATQSDRGMGALTPAGFETALLDATGDWIDGPTRVVACGMVGARQGWADAGYAVAPCKPPTSAHAVPAPVEDPRLEVFLLPGVSQQRPADVMRGEETQVAGFLAEHPQFDGVICLPGTHTKWVHVSAGEIVSFRSFMTGEIFALLSGQSVLRHGLDGEGWDDASFDQGVVDGMARPQLLTSDAFSLRADYLLHGLDPSCGRARLSGLLIGVELSGAKPYWLGQQLAFIGAPALAEAYQRALKAQGATGARMDAEAMTLAGLQAAHATLT
- a CDS encoding efflux transporter, putative, hydrophobe/amphiphile efflux-3 (HAE3) family, which encodes MAEQDLEPGAEQYSGARIARALVRHHWLFFIAAIALIVLGGLGITHVHRSTDTRAFFGPENPEYKMLLQIEDMFVSSDNMIIVISGPEGSDFDPQTLEAVRTATEDAWYVPHVLRVDSLATFNHSWADGDDIIVEPLIPEDGEITPEIAAQARERAFSSEELVNRIVSPDGRTFGIAISIITPDRSNATFQEIMDSVDAIADKIRTEYPGHEVYLTGTVMASLAFSEAAGRDLDDTLPMAALSTVVLLVLGLGTFSGVVGSVIVLLGGAAITLGAGGWLGMALTPGNAPSPLAVIVIVAATCMHLVLHWRNALGQGMSNYDAVEHSVEENLAPITVTNLTTAFGFLCLNFSDAPPLRDLGNMIALGTVAGWLLSVMVLPTTLLMLPALRRRREGLLPRVLRWVGTQTLSHRKSVLVLFAILTGISIFGIMRIQFNDDFIRYFDHSYRLRRDADVIEDRLTSLKTVSFVLKSPYEGGIFAPEFLDQLDQFEKWLDERPDVLHAAAINQPLKRLNMNLNGDDPAFYKTADSSAANAQLLMLYELNLPVGQDLNTQISIDRKQTLMSVSLDVESSAELRWFTADAEKWMAENTPDIATIGTGASVTFARISQRNGTAMFSGAIVALIVISGAMIVALRSWRYGFLSLVPNLVPALMAFGIWGVVFRDVNLGSTVVTVMTFGIVVDDTVHMMMTYIRQRRLGYSPEEAVRRMLATVGTAVTLTSVTLVVGFSIIGLSSFAINEHLGALTALVVAMAYLADLILLPVLLVTAEGKRK